The Montipora foliosa isolate CH-2021 chromosome 1, ASM3666993v2, whole genome shotgun sequence genome has a window encoding:
- the LOC138003423 gene encoding RUN domain-containing protein 1-like: MAEMEYDDSTLYSSRPLEERWPPLGAAFDNIAENGVKNSEPQPKSDHERLRDLEEEQEELNGSLLALTNHFAQVQFRLKQVVSAPVETRERLLMELEEFAFQGCPDVRGPHAKASPQKSLQEYEEQLSLEKKKQSSLIGQLKDQLEEMEKCVAAGGSANENDGMSPEKLVEKQRIVIEELKAKMGLNLDGIEKLSNDDLRKNVDDAIGELMHPVKTKEELVKQLTTQIADLERFVTFLQGEVEDAEERSERAKSCPCPVHAKRHRKLHKDRSRGKGGSHKSSEYSSDSINELDYSCDYSLREELSGEETNGCCIHVTPIPETSEQMRSKKIRDASVAIIKRALAILQLFAISQFGCTGKQLQDHIVQKATSVAVPGYFEHLAQLQQAVLKIIDIKSREPPSETEEYGPSSPRSPTDLKRRPRIRTSSVSSADTTLSESSDRFDYARDAELVNVVRKDLAMALKALFQHGLVKCVGDNRIISSRSLVACIVPTTRSSLPKRMHIWELFNEYYEMKRGKEYNATPARRLSEAFGIEVHGVNVVTAKQTLLRTLHRIKTTHEPCRRSMDAMFKSLVCAGLNQKRLTHWCRLIAKSSSLMEEHYQSWSFVLKTGMDEAVEHLERLHEYNFHLPEDLAIRHLTKINDAFGES; this comes from the exons ATCTGACCATGAACGACTGAGAGATCTTGAGGAAGAACAGGAAGAACTGAATGGCTCCCTTTTGGCACTCACAAACCATTTTGCTCAG GTGCAATTCCGTTTAAAGCAAGTTGTTTCTGCACCTGTGGAGACCAGAGAG CGTTTGCTGATGGAACTTGAGGAGTTTGCCTTTCAAGGATGCCCAGATGTGCGTGGCCCACATGCAAAGGCTAGCCCTCAAAAG AGCCTGCAGGAGTATGAAGAACAGCTAAGTcttgagaaaaagaaacaaagtaGTCTTATTGGACAGTTAAAAGACCAGTTGGAAGAGATGGAGAAATGTGTTGCTGCG GGAGGGTCTGCAAATGAAAATGACGGAATGAGTCCTGAAAAACTCGTTGAGAAACAGAGGATTGTGATTGAGGAACTCAA AGCAAAGATGGGTCTCAATCTGGATGGGATTGAGAAATTAAG CAATGACGATCTGAGAAAAAATGTTGATGATGCCATAGGGGAG CTGATGCATCCTGTGAAGACAAAG GAGGAACTTGTTAAACAACTCACCACTCAAATTGCTGATTTGGAAAGATTTGTCACATTCTTGCAAG GTGAAGTTGAGGATGCTGAAGAGCGATCTGAACGAGCTAAATCATGTCCCTGTCCTGTTCATGCAAAGAGACATAGAAAACTTCACAAAGATAGATCGAGG GGAAAGGGCGGTTCGCACAAATCATCCGAGTACTCTTCAGACAGCATCAATGAGTTGGATTACAGCTGCGATTATAGTTTAAGAGAGGAATTGTCTGGTGAAGAGACTAATGGCTGCTGCATCCATGTGACACCCATTCCAGAAACTTCTGAACAGATGCGGAGTAAG aAAATCCGCGATGCAAGTGTTGCAATCATCAAACGGGCACTTGCCATCTTACAGTTATTTGCAATAAG TCAGTTCGGTTGCACTGGAAAACAGCTTCAAGATCACATTGTCCAGAAAGCTACATCTGTTGCTGTGCCGGGATACTT TGAGCATTTGGCTCAGCTTCAACAAGCcgttcttaaaataattgatatCAAGTCACGTGAGCCTCCTAGTGAAACCGAGGAGTACGGTCCAAGCTCTCCTCGATCTCCCACGGATCTGAAGAGGCGGCCACGGATTCGTACGAGTTCAGTGTCATCAGCTGACACCACACTTTCAGAGAGCAGTGATAGG TTTGATTACGCCAGGGATGCTGAGTTGGTCAATGTAGTGAGGAAGGATTTAGCAATGGCACTTAAGGCTCTCTTTCAACATGGTCTTGTCAAA TGTGTAGGCGACAACCGAATCATTTCCTCTAGGTCACTTGTGGCTTGTATTGTACCCACAACGCGGTCATCTTTGCCGAAACGAATGCACATTTGGGAATTGTTCAATGAATATTATGAAATGAAG CGTGGGAAAGAATATAATGCTACACCCGCCAGGCGGCTTTCAGAGGCGTTTGGTATCGAGGTGCATGGTGTCAATGTTGTTACAGCGAAGCAG aCATTGCTGAGGACTCTTCACAGAATAAAAACAACGCACGAGCCTTGCCGGCGGAGCATGGATGCTATG TTTAAATCTCTGGTTTGCGCGGGTTTGAA TCAAAAAAGACTTACACACTGGTGCCGTCTCATAGCGAAGAGTTCCTCCCTTATGGAAGAGCATTACCAGTCTTGGTCCTTCGTTCTTAAAACAG GAATGGACGAGGCGGTAGAACATTTGGAGCGTTTACACGAGTACAACTTTCACCTTCCTGAAGATCTAGCCATCCGACATTTGACCAAGATTAACGATGCCTTTGGGGAATCTTAA